The following coding sequences lie in one Candidatus Eremiobacterota bacterium genomic window:
- a CDS encoding APC family permease — translation MQLRRTLNFPDVVLFFVVAGSNLQWVATAAAAGASSIPVWLIGAIAMFLPLSIAVVFLSSQHPDEGGLYIWSKRAFGPFAGFITGWTYWASNLPYFPALLYFAAGNALFIGGSSGAALAGSPIYFVTFALAGLVLATIVNVYGLQVGKWLNNAGAISRWVVTLLLLVVGALAWWKFGSATRIDLASMRPGAHIKDLIFWSVIAFAWTGPESMPFMGGEIKDPRRTIPLGLVVAAPLIAIIYIGGTASVLVALSAHDVNPSSGVMQAIGHVATRFGWLALTPVAAALVALSCLGSTGAWLGAVARIPFVAGLDRYLPNAFARMHPRWGSPVAALVTQAGIAAIFIFLGQGGTSVRGAYDVLVSSTVVITMVPFLFLFASALKFRSAPQTPEMVRIPGGKWTVAVASLVGLATTASAIVFAGFPADDDPHKALAVIKVIGLTAMVLLGGVAIYLAGRRRASGVRGV, via the coding sequence ATGCAGCTACGGCGTACGTTAAATTTTCCGGACGTCGTACTTTTTTTTGTCGTCGCCGGATCGAATTTGCAGTGGGTGGCCACCGCTGCTGCGGCCGGAGCCAGTTCGATTCCGGTCTGGCTCATCGGCGCAATCGCAATGTTCTTGCCCCTCTCCATCGCGGTGGTTTTTCTTTCGTCGCAGCACCCCGACGAGGGCGGTCTCTACATCTGGAGCAAGCGCGCCTTCGGGCCGTTCGCCGGCTTTATCACGGGTTGGACCTACTGGGCCAGCAATTTGCCGTATTTTCCTGCGCTGCTGTACTTCGCCGCCGGGAACGCGCTCTTTATCGGGGGCAGCAGCGGAGCCGCGCTCGCCGGCTCGCCAATCTATTTCGTCACTTTCGCACTCGCCGGGCTGGTGCTGGCTACCATCGTGAACGTTTACGGCCTACAGGTGGGAAAGTGGCTCAATAATGCCGGCGCAATCTCGCGCTGGGTCGTCACCTTGCTGTTGCTAGTCGTCGGTGCGCTCGCGTGGTGGAAGTTCGGCTCGGCAACTCGCATCGATCTCGCGTCGATGCGCCCGGGAGCGCATATCAAGGACCTCATCTTCTGGTCGGTGATCGCATTTGCGTGGACGGGCCCCGAGTCAATGCCGTTCATGGGCGGCGAAATCAAGGATCCCCGGCGCACGATTCCTCTGGGCCTTGTCGTTGCCGCACCCTTGATCGCCATTATTTACATCGGCGGCACCGCGAGCGTCTTGGTCGCGCTTTCCGCACACGACGTCAATCCGTCCTCGGGAGTAATGCAAGCGATCGGACACGTCGCCACGCGGTTCGGATGGCTTGCGCTCACGCCGGTTGCTGCGGCGCTCGTCGCGCTCAGTTGCCTGGGCAGCACCGGCGCTTGGCTCGGCGCGGTAGCGCGCATTCCCTTCGTCGCGGGACTCGATCGTTATCTTCCGAACGCATTTGCGCGCATGCATCCGCGCTGGGGTTCTCCTGTGGCCGCTCTCGTGACGCAAGCCGGAATTGCAGCGATCTTCATCTTTCTGGGACAAGGCGGAACGAGCGTCCGCGGCGCTTACGACGTCCTAGTGAGTTCCACCGTCGTTATCACGATGGTTCCGTTTCTGTTTTTGTTTGCGTCGGCATTGAAGTTTCGGTCGGCGCCGCAAACACCGGAGATGGTTCGAATACCCGGCGGGAAGTGGACCGTTGCCGTGGCTTCACTCGTCGGTTTGGCCACGACCGCCTCGGCAATCGTCTTTGCCGGGTTTCCCGCCGACGACGATCCCCACAAAGCGCTTGCCGTCATTAAAGTGATCGGGTTGACGGCGATGGTGCTCTTGGGCGGAGTCGCCATTTATCTGGCCGGACGCCGAAGGGCCTCCGGCGTGAGAGGAGTTTGA
- a CDS encoding GerMN domain-containing protein encodes MRTPRLPILVALLVIVAAVYWYYHSQRATNNGETIAVYYTKLDGNSLGEVRVSLRPRQAGESAPEHLRNAALYAAVEAVAGPPNDIKAIRFPPGTRVRNVAIDGSTASVDLSKEVESQAGGSFGENGVFKGLVYTVTGIHGIDAVQITIDDHRLETLPGGHLELDQPLRRSDW; translated from the coding sequence GTGAGAACGCCGCGCCTGCCCATCCTCGTTGCGCTTCTGGTCATCGTCGCCGCGGTCTACTGGTATTACCATTCGCAACGCGCGACGAACAACGGCGAAACGATTGCGGTTTATTACACAAAGCTCGACGGAAACTCGCTTGGCGAAGTGCGCGTTTCGCTGCGGCCGCGTCAGGCGGGAGAAAGCGCGCCCGAGCATTTGCGCAACGCCGCACTCTATGCGGCGGTCGAGGCGGTGGCCGGTCCGCCGAACGACATCAAAGCGATTCGCTTTCCGCCGGGAACCCGCGTGCGCAACGTCGCGATTGACGGTTCGACTGCGAGCGTGGACCTTTCTAAGGAAGTCGAGTCGCAAGCCGGGGGGTCGTTTGGCGAGAACGGCGTTTTCAAGGGCCTCGTCTACACGGTGACGGGCATCCATGGAATCGACGCGGTGCAGATTACGATCGATGACCACCGCCTCGAAACACTACCGGGGGGACATCTTGAGCTGGATCAACCGCTTCGTCGCTCGGATTGGTAG
- a CDS encoding endonuclease/exonuclease/phosphatase family protein → MNLRSGGSLATSARLMARCIQHNPDIVVFSEFRNNACGARIRTMLEDSGYRHHAGSSPQYRGNAVLLAARERFTPLVNPFGLADDEYPNAVVEARFDRLRVYGVYLPGQDRKRPHLRCLIAAAQRWNERDERALAVGDFNSGRNATDIELNVGRSRLADEFSTADLYAELEEHWTEAWLHLHPEALEFSWYPFRKEAPEKRRNGWRIDKAFVSNALLPGLQNAQYDHGFRLEGLTDHSGLIVDVV, encoded by the coding sequence GTGAATCTTCGGTCCGGCGGGAGCCTCGCCACCTCCGCGCGATTGATGGCTCGATGCATTCAACATAACCCGGACATCGTGGTGTTTTCAGAGTTTCGAAATAACGCTTGCGGAGCGCGTATTCGGACGATGCTCGAAGATTCGGGTTACCGCCATCACGCTGGAAGCAGCCCTCAGTACCGCGGCAACGCCGTGCTCCTCGCGGCGCGCGAACGATTCACGCCGCTCGTCAACCCGTTTGGACTCGCGGATGACGAGTATCCCAACGCAGTGGTCGAAGCGCGCTTCGATCGGCTGCGCGTTTATGGAGTCTACCTTCCCGGACAGGATCGCAAGCGGCCCCATCTGCGCTGTTTGATCGCGGCGGCGCAACGTTGGAACGAACGCGATGAGCGCGCCCTCGCGGTCGGCGATTTCAACTCGGGGCGAAATGCGACCGATATCGAGTTGAACGTGGGACGAAGCCGCCTGGCCGATGAGTTCAGTACGGCCGATCTCTATGCCGAGCTGGAAGAACATTGGACGGAGGCGTGGCTCCATTTGCACCCCGAAGCCTTAGAATTTAGTTGGTATCCGTTTCGCAAGGAGGCGCCCGAGAAGCGCCGCAACGGCTGGCGCATCGACAAGGCATTCGTTTCGAACGCTCTCTTGCCTGGATTGCAAAACGCGCAGTACGATCACGGCTTTCGATTGGAAGGCCTTACGGATCACTCGGGGCTCATCGTCGACGTCGTTTGA
- a CDS encoding CHAD domain-containing protein, with protein MKWLTKTIRRELRALERARRRFVAKSNEKRLHEVRTTGRRFRSLLEDVATIAPSGALCRKVKSAAAATDAARDATIALQLLERSTPQSELEAARALLEQLRERERAAMSRARVKLKRMRFAP; from the coding sequence ATGAAGTGGCTCACGAAAACAATTCGGCGCGAGTTGCGCGCGTTGGAGCGCGCTCGACGGCGGTTCGTCGCCAAGTCGAATGAGAAGCGGTTGCACGAGGTTCGTACGACGGGGCGGCGATTTCGCTCGTTGCTGGAAGACGTCGCAACGATCGCGCCGTCCGGCGCCCTCTGCCGAAAAGTTAAGAGCGCCGCGGCCGCGACCGATGCCGCTCGCGACGCCACGATCGCCTTACAGCTGCTCGAGCGCAGTACCCCGCAGAGCGAGCTGGAAGCGGCGCGAGCCTTGCTCGAACAGCTCCGCGAACGCGAGCGCGCGGCCATGTCGCGTGCGCGAGTGAAGCTCAAACGAATGCGCTTCGCGCCCTAG
- a CDS encoding YXWGXW repeat-containing protein yields the protein MMNLRNLLLACALGGSVAAGAVIPAAAQVSGGIYIQTAPPAPIYETVPAAPGPGYYWVAGYWTWNGYRYVWRRGYYATAPYAGAAWHAGHWAHGPNGWYWRPGHWGRPY from the coding sequence ATGATGAACCTACGAAATCTTCTTCTCGCGTGCGCGCTCGGCGGATCAGTGGCGGCAGGCGCCGTTATTCCCGCCGCCGCGCAGGTCTCGGGCGGCATCTACATTCAAACCGCACCTCCGGCGCCGATCTACGAGACGGTTCCGGCGGCACCAGGCCCGGGTTATTACTGGGTTGCCGGTTACTGGACGTGGAACGGTTACCGTTACGTCTGGCGACGCGGCTACTACGCAACTGCACCGTACGCCGGGGCGGCCTGGCATGCGGGCCACTGGGCGCACGGGCCGAACGGCTGGTACTGGCGCCCGGGACACTGGGGACGCCCTTACTAA
- the solA gene encoding N-methyl-L-tryptophan oxidase, whose protein sequence is MGLGALGSGASYWLAKRGAKVLALEQFARGHDRGSSHDWSRIIRKSYFTPAYVALAKEAYVAWESLERDAEEQLVLKTGGLDLGPRDGAIALSSYADSMRRCDVEFEELDAAEIRKRWPVWQIGDEIHGLFAPESGIVAAERATASFRRCATAFGATLRDGTPVTALRDVAGEIEVEAGGVRYRAGKLIIAAAAWTPRLLAHFGLSIPFEVTKEQVIYFTPRDLASFAFGSFPIWIWMDDPSFYGFPVFGESGAVKITQDCGGKPVDPDRRGFEEDPAITARVTGFLQRYLPAALGPVHRLKTCLYALTPDRDFIVDRLARHPNVFVAVGGGHGFKFASVLGRILAELALDGATNSDISAFRIDREILQMAHPPKTYML, encoded by the coding sequence GTGGGTCTTGGCGCACTTGGGAGCGGCGCGTCGTACTGGCTTGCAAAGCGCGGGGCCAAGGTATTGGCGCTCGAGCAGTTTGCTCGCGGGCACGATCGCGGAAGCTCTCACGATTGGTCGCGCATCATCCGAAAGTCATACTTTACGCCTGCTTACGTAGCGCTGGCAAAAGAAGCATACGTCGCTTGGGAATCACTCGAACGCGACGCGGAGGAGCAGCTCGTCCTGAAGACCGGTGGACTCGACCTCGGGCCGCGCGACGGGGCGATCGCGCTCTCGAGCTATGCGGATTCGATGCGTAGGTGCGACGTCGAATTTGAAGAGCTCGACGCGGCGGAAATTCGCAAGCGCTGGCCAGTCTGGCAGATTGGCGACGAAATTCACGGCCTTTTTGCGCCCGAGAGCGGCATTGTCGCCGCCGAACGCGCGACGGCCTCGTTTCGCCGTTGCGCGACCGCCTTTGGTGCGACTCTGCGCGACGGAACGCCGGTTACGGCGCTGCGCGACGTCGCCGGTGAGATCGAAGTCGAAGCCGGCGGTGTGCGGTATCGCGCCGGCAAGCTGATCATTGCGGCGGCGGCGTGGACGCCGCGGCTGCTGGCGCACTTCGGCCTCTCGATCCCATTCGAGGTGACCAAGGAGCAAGTGATCTACTTCACGCCCCGCGATCTCGCGAGCTTCGCTTTCGGCTCGTTCCCTATTTGGATTTGGATGGACGATCCGTCGTTTTACGGATTTCCCGTATTCGGCGAGTCTGGTGCCGTCAAGATCACGCAGGACTGCGGCGGAAAGCCGGTCGACCCCGACAGGCGCGGATTCGAAGAAGATCCGGCGATCACGGCGCGAGTTACCGGCTTTCTACAGCGATATCTTCCAGCGGCGCTGGGGCCCGTGCACCGTTTGAAGACGTGTCTTTACGCGCTCACCCCCGATCGCGACTTTATCGTGGACAGACTTGCCCGCCATCCCAACGTTTTCGTGGCGGTCGGCGGGGGTCATGGCTTTAAGTTTGCCTCGGTGCTGGGACGTATTCTCGCCGAGCTTGCCCTCGATGGTGCAACCAACTCCGACATCTCGGCTTTTCGAATCGATCGGGAAATCTTGCAGATGGCCCACCCGCCGAAAACATATATGCTCTAG
- a CDS encoding aromatic ring-hydroxylating dioxygenase subunit alpha translates to MKPSEISGLEPSLSREAYWGDAFYARERDAIFWSQWFYVGRAEQWSDIGAYRVLDIAGESVIVVRAHEGLHAHLNFCRHRGCRLLRGEGVVRGSIRCPYHSWTYALDGRLLASPHVPNDAVPSKSRRLHAAAVAEWEGFVFVHLSPEPANALREQLGPIPARLARYPLAQLKAATSIAYEVAANWKVVLENYNECYHCAGVHPELCRVVPAFKREGGNELDWERGIPHRDGAWTFTSNGTSARAPFVSLSDDEKVRHKGELIYPNFMLSLGADHVAAFSLWPHGPASTTVRCDFLFDPAEIAKTTFDPNDVVEFWDLVNKQDWEICESVQAGMQSRAFDHGYYAPMEDASLDIRRYLASRVGEGNLR, encoded by the coding sequence ATGAAACCTTCGGAGATAAGTGGACTTGAGCCATCTCTTTCTCGAGAAGCCTATTGGGGCGATGCGTTCTACGCGAGGGAGCGGGATGCCATTTTTTGGAGCCAATGGTTTTACGTTGGGCGTGCCGAGCAGTGGTCCGACATCGGCGCCTATCGCGTCCTCGACATCGCCGGCGAGAGCGTCATCGTCGTACGCGCGCATGAGGGGTTGCACGCCCACCTCAACTTCTGCCGCCATCGCGGATGCCGGCTCCTTCGCGGCGAAGGCGTCGTGCGGGGCAGCATTCGCTGTCCGTATCATTCGTGGACCTATGCGCTCGACGGCCGACTGCTGGCCTCGCCTCACGTGCCGAACGATGCGGTGCCCTCGAAGTCGCGCCGTCTCCACGCCGCCGCCGTTGCCGAATGGGAAGGTTTCGTCTTCGTGCATCTTTCGCCCGAACCGGCGAACGCGCTGCGCGAGCAGCTTGGTCCGATCCCAGCCCGCCTCGCCCGTTATCCGCTCGCGCAGCTGAAAGCCGCGACGTCGATCGCCTACGAAGTCGCGGCGAATTGGAAAGTCGTGCTGGAAAACTACAACGAATGTTACCATTGTGCCGGCGTCCATCCCGAACTCTGCCGAGTCGTCCCAGCTTTCAAACGTGAAGGCGGCAACGAGCTTGACTGGGAGCGCGGAATTCCTCATCGAGACGGCGCCTGGACCTTCACCAGCAACGGCACGAGCGCTCGCGCTCCCTTCGTGAGCCTCAGCGATGACGAAAAGGTCCGTCACAAAGGCGAACTGATCTATCCGAATTTCATGCTAAGCCTGGGCGCCGATCACGTCGCGGCGTTTTCGCTCTGGCCACATGGACCGGCGTCGACCACGGTTCGCTGCGACTTTCTCTTCGATCCGGCTGAAATCGCCAAAACAACCTTCGACCCGAACGACGTGGTCGAGTTTTGGGATCTGGTTAATAAGCAGGACTGGGAGATCTGCGAGAGCGTTCAGGCGGGAATGCAGTCGCGCGCCTTCGATCACGGCTACTACGCGCCGATGGAAGACGCAAGCCTTGACATACGGCGCTATCTCGCCTCCCGGGTCGGCGAAGGGAACCTCCGCTGA
- a CDS encoding acid phosphatase → MQQWWIVLAAAPLVAGCSGAPTIGAASPMLASVADRLHSRAPHANNVVVVIMENRDYDLVIGSKEAPYINKTLVPEAALMTNSHAITHPSEPNYLALFSGSTQGVTDDSCPHTFGTVNVGEELLGSAKSFDGYSESMPSDGYTGCYSGEYARKHNPWVNFTNVPASSNLVYTHFVTPPPTLAIIVPNLCNDMHDCSTQTGDTWLKKHLPPILKYNKKNGGLFILTWDEAAPDKNGKNQVPTLLIGPTVKAGQYNQDITHYSTLRTIEDIAGIPCTANACTAKDITGVWY, encoded by the coding sequence ATGCAACAATGGTGGATCGTACTTGCAGCGGCGCCGCTCGTCGCCGGATGCTCGGGCGCCCCGACGATTGGCGCCGCCTCGCCGATGCTTGCGTCGGTGGCGGATCGATTGCACTCGCGCGCCCCGCATGCCAATAACGTCGTCGTTGTCATCATGGAGAACCGCGATTACGATCTGGTAATCGGCAGTAAGGAGGCGCCGTACATCAATAAGACGCTCGTGCCCGAAGCCGCGCTTATGACCAATAGCCATGCGATCACGCACCCGAGCGAGCCGAATTACTTGGCGCTGTTCTCCGGCTCGACGCAAGGCGTCACCGACGATTCCTGTCCGCACACGTTCGGCACGGTGAACGTGGGCGAAGAACTGCTCGGAAGCGCCAAGAGCTTCGACGGTTACTCCGAGTCCATGCCGTCCGACGGCTACACTGGTTGTTATTCGGGCGAGTACGCTCGAAAACATAATCCGTGGGTCAATTTTACGAACGTGCCGGCGTCGTCGAACCTCGTTTATACGCACTTTGTAACGCCACCGCCGACGCTCGCGATCATCGTTCCGAATCTCTGCAACGATATGCACGATTGCAGCACCCAGACCGGCGACACGTGGCTGAAGAAGCATTTGCCGCCGATCTTGAAATATAATAAGAAAAACGGCGGTCTCTTTATCCTCACCTGGGATGAGGCCGCCCCCGACAAGAACGGCAAGAATCAAGTTCCGACTTTGTTGATTGGTCCCACGGTCAAGGCCGGCCAATACAATCAGGACATCACCCATTACTCGACTCTGCGGACGATAGAAGATATCGCCGGCATTCCGTGCACCGCGAATGCATGCACGGCGAAAGATATTACCGGCGTGTGGTACTGA
- a CDS encoding general stress protein → MQDYDAYETEIYYEREPAAAAVERLHSLGYGRDDISVMMDDKTRERAFGAMVNTKGSEGVAAGATIGGVLGAIVAGITATGAVALTGGAAVPLVAGPLAAALAGLGAGAAGGGIIGGLIGVGVGEKRAKEYEKGLREGGILVAVKPKSGEHRHEVRQALNADNGSSGDAFERDDIDDRATQPDIEYAGETRGDLNQR, encoded by the coding sequence ATGCAAGATTACGACGCATACGAGACGGAAATTTACTATGAGCGCGAGCCGGCGGCAGCAGCCGTGGAGCGACTGCATAGTTTGGGATATGGGCGGGACGACATCAGCGTGATGATGGACGACAAGACCCGCGAGCGTGCCTTCGGCGCGATGGTCAACACCAAGGGAAGCGAAGGAGTCGCCGCCGGTGCGACGATCGGCGGCGTGCTCGGCGCAATCGTCGCCGGAATTACCGCAACGGGCGCGGTCGCGTTGACGGGGGGCGCTGCGGTGCCGCTTGTCGCCGGGCCGCTGGCCGCTGCGCTCGCTGGACTCGGAGCCGGCGCCGCGGGGGGAGGCATTATCGGTGGCCTCATCGGGGTCGGCGTCGGCGAGAAACGCGCGAAGGAGTACGAGAAGGGCTTGCGCGAGGGTGGAATTTTGGTCGCTGTCAAGCCGAAATCAGGAGAACACCGTCATGAGGTGCGACAGGCGCTGAATGCGGATAACGGATCGTCAGGCGACGCATTCGAGCGAGACGATATCGATGACCGTGCAACGCAGCCCGATATCGAGTACGCGGGGGAGACCCGCGGCGATTTGAACCAACGGTAA
- a CDS encoding aromatic ring-hydroxylating dioxygenase subunit alpha — protein sequence MRTFVRPNVSAGARTLAAPWYISPEIFAQEQARIFGREWLAVGREESIAQTGDFFTVERGGENLIVTRDSEGRVRAFYNVCRHRGSRMCEAASGRFSGSIQCPYHAWTYGLDGALKAARNMAEVPNFHRSEYPLHQASVGLWEGFIFVSLEQDDVVPFERAFAPIFDRFARWKIASLRTARSITYELACNWKLVFLNYSECYHCPLVHPQLDKLSPSDSGRNDLPEGPFLGGYSELRAHGTALTTTGHTSRPPIGSVSGADLDRVYYYTIFPSLLLSLHPDYVMVHYLKPLSPDRTEVVCAFLFDPATIAQPGFDPSDAVDFWDLTNRQDWHVNQLTQLGLHSRVYSPGPYSNAEGLLSAFDRHYLGVMGA from the coding sequence ATGCGGACGTTTGTGAGGCCCAACGTTAGTGCCGGCGCTAGAACGCTGGCAGCCCCGTGGTATATCTCACCAGAAATCTTCGCGCAAGAGCAAGCACGCATCTTTGGCCGCGAGTGGCTCGCCGTGGGACGCGAGGAGTCGATCGCGCAGACCGGCGACTTCTTCACGGTCGAGCGCGGCGGAGAAAACCTCATCGTCACGCGCGATTCCGAAGGACGCGTCCGTGCCTTCTACAATGTTTGCCGCCACCGCGGATCGCGTATGTGCGAGGCCGCCTCGGGCCGGTTTTCGGGCTCGATCCAATGCCCGTATCATGCCTGGACGTACGGTCTCGATGGGGCGCTCAAAGCCGCGCGCAACATGGCTGAAGTCCCGAACTTCCATCGCAGCGAGTATCCGCTGCATCAGGCTTCGGTCGGCCTGTGGGAAGGCTTCATTTTCGTTTCGCTCGAGCAGGATGACGTTGTCCCCTTCGAGCGCGCGTTTGCGCCAATCTTCGATCGATTCGCTCGGTGGAAGATCGCTAGCCTACGAACCGCACGCAGCATTACCTACGAACTTGCATGTAATTGGAAGCTCGTCTTCTTAAACTATTCCGAGTGTTACCATTGTCCGCTCGTACACCCGCAACTCGACAAGCTTTCGCCGTCCGACAGCGGCCGAAACGATTTGCCCGAGGGTCCATTTCTCGGCGGATACTCCGAGTTGCGCGCGCACGGTACGGCGCTGACGACGACCGGCCATACGTCGCGGCCACCGATCGGCAGCGTTAGCGGCGCCGATCTGGATCGAGTCTACTATTACACGATATTTCCGTCGCTCTTGCTCAGCCTCCATCCGGACTACGTCATGGTGCACTACCTCAAACCGCTGTCACCGGATCGCACCGAAGTCGTCTGCGCATTTCTTTTCGACCCGGCCACGATCGCCCAGCCGGGTTTCGATCCCAGCGACGCCGTCGACTTTTGGGATCTGACGAACCGCCAAGATTGGCACGTGAATCAGTTGACGCAGCTCGGCCTGCATTCGCGCGTCTACTCACCCGGCCCATACTCCAACGCGGAAGGATTGCTCAGCGCCTTCGATCGCCATTATCTCGGCGTCATGGGAGCCTAA
- a CDS encoding amidohydrolase: MNGAADLIVTAASVYRVDGGAARAEAFAIRNGRFVFVGAAQDAMSLRGPRTQVLELGGRSVLPGIVDAHLHLTNLGLKLEQVELDGVDSVDELIGKSTAYAAVAEGRWILGRGWDENRWAKPVFPTHRGLSAAIPDRPVALARVDGHAVLANACAMRIAGIDASTPDPPGGRILRDAAGEPTGLFVDAAEALIYNEVPKPSHEALVRATRAAVAHCNRWGITAVAEPGCGEDVLTAHRELIDRGEYSIRNHAMIHDEPSLLERYLANCAAERAHGGRLSVRAIKLYADGALGSRGAALLAPYSDDPTNAGLILASRERIERVAEEAARAGFQVCVHAIGDRANRMVLDAFAAVSRRTSAREARPRIEHAQVLAPDDVPRFAELGVIASMQAAHALSDLKWAQSRLGAERLRGAYAWRALLDRGTIIANGTDAPVEPASPTRNFFASIAGQSDSTRCMTRTEALASMTANAAYANLQEREIGSIAPGKYADFVVVDRDWMTIPSDEIEGTKIVATYFEGRRVYDGGEG, translated from the coding sequence TTGAACGGCGCCGCCGATCTGATCGTTACCGCCGCGAGCGTGTATCGGGTCGACGGCGGCGCTGCGCGAGCGGAAGCGTTCGCGATTCGCAATGGGCGATTCGTTTTCGTGGGCGCCGCGCAGGACGCGATGTCGCTGCGCGGGCCCCGCACCCAAGTGCTCGAACTGGGCGGCCGAAGCGTGCTGCCTGGAATCGTCGATGCGCACCTTCATCTGACGAATCTGGGGTTGAAGCTCGAGCAAGTCGAGCTCGATGGGGTAGACTCCGTCGACGAACTGATTGGAAAGAGTACAGCGTACGCCGCCGTCGCGGAGGGACGTTGGATTCTCGGCCGCGGATGGGACGAAAATCGCTGGGCCAAGCCGGTATTTCCGACCCATCGCGGTTTGAGTGCCGCGATTCCCGATCGTCCCGTGGCGCTGGCACGCGTCGACGGACACGCCGTTTTAGCGAATGCCTGCGCGATGCGCATCGCCGGGATCGACGCTTCGACGCCTGATCCGCCGGGAGGGCGCATTCTACGCGATGCCGCGGGCGAGCCGACGGGACTTTTCGTCGACGCGGCCGAGGCGCTCATCTACAACGAAGTACCGAAGCCCTCGCACGAAGCGCTTGTGCGGGCAACGCGAGCGGCCGTCGCACACTGCAATCGCTGGGGCATCACGGCGGTTGCCGAGCCGGGCTGCGGCGAGGACGTCCTCACCGCGCACCGCGAGCTCATCGATCGCGGCGAGTATTCGATCCGCAACCACGCTATGATTCACGACGAGCCCTCGCTGCTCGAACGATATCTGGCAAATTGCGCGGCGGAACGCGCACACGGCGGCCGGCTCTCGGTCCGTGCAATCAAGTTGTACGCCGACGGCGCACTTGGCTCCCGAGGCGCGGCATTGCTGGCGCCCTATAGCGACGATCCTACCAATGCCGGCTTGATCCTGGCGTCGCGAGAACGTATCGAGCGCGTTGCGGAAGAAGCCGCGCGCGCTGGATTCCAAGTCTGCGTTCACGCCATCGGCGATCGCGCAAATCGAATGGTTCTCGACGCGTTTGCGGCCGTGTCGCGGCGGACGAGTGCTCGAGAAGCCCGTCCCCGAATCGAGCACGCCCAGGTACTTGCACCCGACGATGTTCCCCGCTTTGCCGAGCTGGGCGTCATTGCATCCATGCAGGCAGCGCACGCACTGAGCGATCTAAAGTGGGCGCAGAGTCGCCTTGGCGCCGAGCGTCTGCGAGGCGCGTACGCCTGGCGCGCGCTGCTCGACCGGGGGACGATCATTGCCAACGGCACCGACGCGCCGGTCGAACCGGCGAGCCCGACGCGCAATTTCTTCGCCTCAATCGCGGGCCAATCAGATTCCACGCGATGCATGACGCGAACCGAAGCGCTCGCGTCAATGACGGCGAATGCGGCCTATGCGAACCTACAGGAGCGAGAAATCGGCTCGATCGCGCCCGGGAAGTACGCCGATTTCGTTGTAGTCGATCGAGATTGGATGACGATTCCATCCGATGAAATCGAAGGCACGAAGATCGTCGCTACATATTTCGAAGGGCGACGAGTTTACGATGGCGGGGAGGGCTAG